The following is a genomic window from Candidatus Zixiibacteriota bacterium.
TCTTAAAACAAACATTCCTGTAGCCCAGCTACTTTAAAAGCTCTTGTTTCCTACATTTTATCTATTTAGTCCTGAAAGTCAAGCTATCTTTTGCTTCTTAGAGGTGAAGGAGTAAACTGCATTGTTACTATAAGATACCACAAAATCTATAAAAACAGTAGACCCACGTTGCCCTCAACCTGGGTCTGCGGGCGGCCACGAGGGTCGCCCCTACGCATCCTAACTACGAAAAAATTATTCTGGATGTGGCCGTCGGGTCCCCTGACCCGACGGGACTAAAGGTCAACTGAGTTATTTAACGGGATGGTAAGCCCAAATACACTTACTCTGTTGGTCTGGAGACCAACAGATAGCGTAAACATGGGTAGGGGCATCCCGCCAGCGGCGGGACTGTGCCCCTACAAGCATTAAATATCTTCTGTTTATTTTCCGCTGACGACCATCTCGGAGAACTTCAAAGTAGGAGCGGAGATACTGCCCCTGAAGGTCAGGTCGTTACCCACCAGCTCTATTCCGTTCAACATCTCCAGAATCGTCCCGGCTATGGTGACCTGGGATACCGGGAAGGTGAGCACGCCGTCTTCAATCCACAATCCTTCAGCCATTTGAGAGTAGTCCCCGCTAACGATGTTCATCCCGAAGCCGGCCAAGTCGGTCACATAAAAACCTTTTTTGACACTGCGAATTATCTCCGCAGGGTCAGTCTGTCCGTTTTCAAGATAGAAATTCAAAGCCGAAATTCTGGGGATCGAATCATAACCGCGCGAGGCATTTCCGGTTGAGATGGTTTTCATTTTCCTGGCTGAATAACTGTTATGCAAAAAAGTTTTCAAAACTCCATTATCAAATACCTTTTTCCTCTGGGTAGGAGTCCCTTCTCCGTCAAAAGGACGAGAACCTAAACCCTTGGGCAGGGAACCATCGTCCCAGACATTTAGAAGCTCGGAGCCGACTTTTTGATCAAGCCTTCTCGCCAGAAAAGTCGAGTTCTTTGAAGCCAAATCTCCGTTTACTCCATAGGAAAGCCCGGCCAGGAATCCGGACGAAGTAAACGGGTCAAAGATAATCGGCACCTTTTGAGTGTCGATCTTCTTTGAGCCGAGCATCCTGATGGTTCTTTCTGTGGCAGTCCTGCCTATTTTCTCCGGGGGCTCCAGCTCTTCTAACAGGGATTTGGCATCCCAGAAGTAGTTAGACCTTTTCTCCCCATCTTTTTCCGCTATCGGTGAGCAGGAGAGACTTATATAAGTCCTTTGAAAACTCAAATCCGCTCCAGAGGAGTTAGCCAGGTAGACCCGCGTTTCATGATCGCGGTATTCTGCACCGTCGGAATTAGTAATTTTCTTATCCGCAGCAAAGGAAGCATCTTCCGCTCTTTTTGCCAAATCTATCTTCATCTGCGTGGGGAAATTCTTCAACTGGCTGTCATAGATTCTTAAATCCGTAGTTTCAGGAGAGGACTCAATCTTTTCAGGCAGACCGTTGAAATCGTCCGCACTTGAGTTCCTTGCTAAGAAAACGGTCTTTTTGACTAACTCATCTAATACGTTCAAGCTGAAATCCGAAGTATAGGTAAACCCTAATTTTTTCTTTGCGAAAAGCCTGATTCCTAATCCCTTGGATTGAGCTTCTTTCAAAATCTCGATTTCACCTTTTCTAACCCGGATCAAAAGCTCCTTGTTTTCCTCTAAATAAGCTTCTGCCTGCTCAGCCCCGGCTTTGAGTGATTTTTTGATTATCTCTGCGAGAATCTCTTTATATTCCATTTTTTCTCCTTTCCTGCTTCCAAGCATTTCCCAGCTACTTTAGTGGCGTCGATGAAGAAAACAGGACTGAAGTCCGTTTGAACCTGACTAAAAGTCAGTTTGAACAGTCAGTACCTTTATGTTTTCTCCTATATCACTGTTGGCTTAAAAGCGGTTCCTCCTACGGTTATTTCAGAGAACTTGATCGTGGGCTGGCCTACCCCGGCATAAACCCATTGACCATCTTTTCCGCAAGTGCCGGTGGTCTGGCAGACATACAGGTCGTTTCCCACCATCTCAATTTTCTGAATCGCCTCTGGTCCGTTTCCTATTAAAACCGCACCTTTTATTGGTCTGGTTATCTTTCCATCCTCGATCAGGTAAGCTTCTCTGACCAGGAAGTTGAAGTTTCCAGAAGTGGTATCAACTGAGCCGCCTCCCATCTCCTTGGCATAAACTCCTTTTTTAACTGATTTGATTATATCCTGAGGGTCGGTCTTACCCTGGTCAATGAAAATATTGGTCATCCGGGGAATGGGATATTCCCGATATGAATTTCTTCTTCCGTTTCCAGTTGATTTGGTTTTCATCAGCTTGGCATTCAGAAGGTCATACATATACTCCTGCAATATCCCGTCCTTCACCAGAACCTTTCTCTGGCCCGGAGTTCCTTCGTCGTCTATGTTAAAAGAGCCGCGTCCATAAGGAATAGTCGCATCATCCACCACGTTGACCACATCAGAGGCGACTTTTGTCCCGAGTTTATCTGCCATCAGAGAGGTTTTCTTTCGGATGACGTCCCCTTCCAGGGAATGTCCAAACGCCTCGTGAATCAAGACCCCTCCCCAGCCTGCAGCAACCACTACTGGATTTAAACCTGCCGGAGCATCTTCTGCCCCAAGCATTACGGTTGCCTGCCTGGCAGCTTCTTTACCTGCGATCTCAGGTGTACTTTCTTTAAAATAGTCCAGGTCG
Proteins encoded in this region:
- a CDS encoding TldD/PmbA family protein, translating into MEYKEILAEIIKKSLKAGAEQAEAYLEENKELLIRVRKGEIEILKEAQSKGLGIRLFAKKKLGFTYTSDFSLNVLDELVKKTVFLARNSSADDFNGLPEKIESSPETTDLRIYDSQLKNFPTQMKIDLAKRAEDASFAADKKITNSDGAEYRDHETRVYLANSSGADLSFQRTYISLSCSPIAEKDGEKRSNYFWDAKSLLEELEPPEKIGRTATERTIRMLGSKKIDTQKVPIIFDPFTSSGFLAGLSYGVNGDLASKNSTFLARRLDQKVGSELLNVWDDGSLPKGLGSRPFDGEGTPTQRKKVFDNGVLKTFLHNSYSARKMKTISTGNASRGYDSIPRISALNFYLENGQTDPAEIIRSVKKGFYVTDLAGFGMNIVSGDYSQMAEGLWIEDGVLTFPVSQVTIAGTILEMLNGIELVGNDLTFRGSISAPTLKFSEMVVSGK
- a CDS encoding TldD/PmbA family protein, which codes for MMEKNRNPVSRRSFLKGGVALLTAPLWLNSAFGFTEETKDMLEQALSDEELKKLLETALSRGGDFAEIYLQHLIRTEIQLDEDKIKSFNFGIIQGGGIRVISGEKTGYAFSDDLSFPMLKEAADVASFIASSSNIQKPANLSAQKIKPYFVLNSPIALASESKKIDLLKRANQAARDYDKRIAQVRVDYMDEAKKIMIVNSDGLKTKDDQFITRLAAYPLALEGSKRFEGYATLGGRVDLDYFKESTPEIAGKEAARQATVMLGAEDAPAGLNPVVVAAGWGGVLIHEAFGHSLEGDVIRKKTSLMADKLGTKVASDVVNVVDDATIPYGRGSFNIDDEGTPGQRKVLVKDGILQEYMYDLLNAKLMKTKSTGNGRRNSYREYPIPRMTNIFIDQGKTDPQDIIKSVKKGVYAKEMGGGSVDTTSGNFNFLVREAYLIEDGKITRPIKGAVLIGNGPEAIQKIEMVGNDLYVCQTTGTCGKDGQWVYAGVGQPTIKFSEITVGGTAFKPTVI